The region GTTGCGGGGCCATTGCATAATGCAGGGTGTAATCATGCCGCCCTCGTGCAGAAACCGCTTGTACTTCCGAAACGGCGTAACCGACACGTTGGCCCAAGGCGTATCGTAGGTGACGTAAGAACCGCGTTCACCGATCTTTTTGGTGGGGTCGTTCAGCTTCCGGCTTTCCATATTTTCGTTCGAACTCCCGTTGTCCGACATGAACACGATGAGCGTATTGTCGTACTGGCCGTTGGCTTTCAGGGTTTTAATAAGCCGACCAATATTCTGGTCCATCCGGTCGATCATGGCAGCATACACGGCCATTTTCCGAATCCACTGCGCTTTATCGGTGGCCGAATTCCAGGCGGGTACGTTAGCAGGGCGGGGCGTCAGTTGGTAACGCTTGTCGATCAGCCCAAGCTGTTGCATTTTCTGGTAGCGTTTAGTACGGGTCACATCCCACCCCTGCGCATACAGTTTCTCGTATTTGGCAATGTCCGACTCATACGCGTGCAGTGGAAAGTGGGGCGCAGTGTAGGCCAGGTACATAAAAAACGGTTTGTCGGCCTGTTCCTGCTTCTGTTGGTTGAGGTACTGAACGGCGTAATCGGTGAAGGCGTCGGTCATGTAAAAACCGTCGGCGGGCGGGGTAAACTCCTTATCGTCGAGGACAATGAACCGCTTGCCTTTCTCGGCAGGAATGATTTCGTAATAGCTCGATGCGCCGGAGATCAGGCCGAAGTAGTGCTCGAAACCCCGCTTCAGGGGCCAATGCTCGGGGCGCTCGCCCACGTGCCACTTGCCGAGCATGTAGGTGCTATAGCCCGTTTCTTTCAGTCGCTCGGCAATAGTCGGGTAACGCGCATCCAGAAATCCCTGATAACTCCCCGGCTGAATGGCTGCGTTGGGCATGGTCACCATCAGGCCCATGCCAACGGTGTGCGGATACTGCCCCGTGAGCAAAGAGGCTCGGGTTGGGCAGCAGCGGGCGTTGTTATAAAAACTCCGCAGCTTGATACCGCCAGCCGCCAGTTTATCAAGATTCGGCGTGTTGACCTCGCCCCCGTAGCAGCCAATGTCCGAAAAGCCCATATCGTCGGCCAGAATGTACAGGATATTCGGGCGTTTGACCGACTGCCCAATGGCTAACTGACTGCTTATAATAGCGAGCAGAGCCAGAAAAAACAATGTTTTCAACGTGGTCTGAGGGGACGATACGAACGCTTGTTTGGGCCTTTTCATTGTTTTGACAGTCTTGACTCTATACTATACTCACGTTGCGGATGGTCCCATAGGGACATACTGTTTGTAGGCAATAGATTTTCAGATAGATTCTGGCCGCGTAGCGATTTAACCAACCCTTTGTTTGATCGCTACGCGACCAGAATCCACGACTAAACCATGCTGCGATGCTACAAACATTTGATCGCTAACGCGACCTCGCCAATAGATCACCCACTGTCGTGTGGTCAGTTTCTTAAAACTGACCACACAAGAAAGCACAAGAACGCAATCAAGCCAATAGATCACCCACTGACGTACAACGCAACGCCTACTCTCCCTGCCAACTCGTTACCTGACGGCAGTAAAAACCTGATTACTGGCTTTTCGTAATGCATGAATCGTGTTCTGTACGGTGCCCGTAAACGTCTGCCCTTTCGTATCGGCAACGGTGTAGGCAATCGTCATGACATCGACGGGTTTTATGCCGGGAAGTAGGAGTTTTACGGTTCGTTTATCCCGGCTTAGTTTCACATCCGCGACGGTCAATGTTTGTATATTGTAGCGGTCCGAACCATACTTCCGGCTCCTCCGAATGTCCCAGCTTTTCACCACAAAACTGGCAGGATTCCGGGTGCTGTTTTCGGCCAGCTCGCGAGCAAATGTCAATGTAACACCATCCGTTTCGGCACTCAGCCGGGTGGGGAGCGGGAGGGATTTTCCGGTATAGCGAAGCCGATAGAAATCGCCACCTTTAATCGTTTGCGACGTTCCCCAGGCCGACATGCCACAGGCGTATAGCTGCCCATCGGCGGGGTTGAAGCGACCGCGCATGATGCCGGTTCGGAATTTAACCCCCGGCAGGTCGATCACGCCACCCTGCTTCTGGCCATTCACGTCTTCGGGTAGCACGAGTTGAATCTTGCCATAGCCGTACGAAAAACTGAGCAGGCTGCCGTTCAGTGGCCCCCATTTCTTACTGTCCACCCACAGCAACTCCGACGGCGACCGGTCGAACTCCATATCAATCCAAACCAGCGGCTGCTCCATAGCGGCTTTGGTGGAGTCGTTGGGCGGGTTGTAGCCCCACATATTACCGTAGAACCTCCCCTTGCCCTCAATCCAGTTGACGCGGTTCATAGGGTTCCAGTAGCCCTGCTGGTCGGTCACGATAAAACTACCGTCGGGGTTGATGCACACGCCGTTGGCAGCTCGGAACCCGGTAGCCATGATCTGCGTGGTGGCCCCATCCTTGCTGACTTTCAGCAGGGTTCCGTGCTGGGGAATCAGGGCTTCGCGGGCATGACGACCACTTTTGGCATAATACAGATTGCCTTCTTTATCAGCCTGCAAGCCCATCGCGAATTCGTGAAAATGATCCGTCACCTGATGGTCGTGGTTGAAGCTTTCGTAAAAATCGGTTTCGCCGTCGCCGTTCAGATCACGAAGTAGCACCAGCTGGTCGCGGCAGGTAACGTATATTTTTTCGTTCAGCACTTTGATACCCAGCGGCTGAAAAAGCCCCGAAGCAATGCGCTTCCAGCCAAGACGCCCGCTGGCATCGGTCAGGCCCGTCACCCGCCACACGTCGCCATCGGTGGTGCATAAAACCGCCACATTGGGGTTCTTCATGAAGTCGATACCGCTGAGCTTCATCCGCGATTTCCACGGATTGTCGTAGGGTGGCGACAGTTGATCCACCGCAAACAAGCCGTCGTCTTTTCCCCGCGTAATGGTCGTGTACAGCGTTTGTGGGTAATGCGCCTTCCCGCCTTTGGTGTATTTTTCGAGCGATTCGGGCGTTGGTGAACGGGCCGCCAGAGCGGTCAGGCTTTTGCTACCGGGCCGGGCCATCAACAGTTTGATGGTGGTTTTTGCCGAGGCCGTAATCTGCAAAACAACGTATCCGTTTTCCTCCGTCAGCGATGCTCCTTTCCCAACGACCGCGACGTTGGTGCCGACCCGCGCCACTCTGGTTTTCAGCAGTTGCTGACCCGGATTAATGGTCAGGGTTCGTGTAAAAACCGGTTGGCCCTCAACCGTTTCCATCCCCAATTTTTCCAGAATAGCCGCCTGGCCGACGGTGTAGGCAATAATTACCGTGTTTCCATGATGATACAGCCCTTTGTAGTTGGCCCACGTTTTGGGCAACGGCCCAAACTGACGACCGTCCCGCGCCGTAAATCGGGGGTCGTTGAACGAGCCGGTAACGGGGTTTGCCCAGCCGGGGCCAACGGGCGTTTCGAAATGTAGCTGGCCAATGGTTCGGGGGTAGGTTTCGTGGTTGTCGTTGAGCAGAATTCCCTCCCAGTCAATAAATCCCCTGCCCGTCCAGCCACCGGCTACGCGCATGACGTCGTGGTCAAACATCATCCAGGCCTTCCCGGCCGACACACCTCCAGCCCCGGTATCGACCCGAACGGCAATGCCTTTATAGGCAAAATTATTTTTCCGATAATCTTCGTCAGCATATGGAGGGCGTCCCGGCGAATGGAACCGTTTCGGGCCTGTAGCCGAATCGGCCAGTTCGTACGTATTGATAAAGAAACTCCCATAGTCCATGTCCGACCAGGGATGATAGGGTTTTACCGCCGGGCCTCTTGACGTTCCCTTCGGCAGACTGGCGAGGTAACCGGGCGTTACGCGGAGGTATTGGCTGGAGTTACTTTCCTTGACGAAATTCTCCCGGATATACGAAATTACGTCATACTTCTCCTGCGGGCTGAGCGTCATCTGGGGCGGCATAGACCCGTACCCTTTGGTGATGGTCTGGTACATTGAAAACGGGTCGTAACCGGCCTTGAACGGCTGCTTCCAGAACTTGTGCGACATCGGAATCGACCCTTCCGACTCCGGATTGCCGTGGCAATTGATACAAACCGCATTGTAAATCCGCTCGCCCCGTGTATAACCCTCCCGGTCGAACCGTTCAATCAGACCCGCATGGTCAATATCCTGCTCAAACCCATTCAGTTCCTTATCCGCCAGAATGTAAGAGACCCGAGGAGGCACATACGCCTGTGCGGGTTCGGTGATTCGATTAGCCAGCAACGTAAACCGTTTGGCACCCGACACAACACTGCCCGTCAGCGTATTTCCCGTTGCCTCAGCCACCAACTGGTATACTTCTTTCCTCAGCGTAAAATCCCCGGACAGTTTGTTTCCATCAACCATTACATGGTGGACGGGTATTTCTCCCCGTTCAAAGGAGAAGAACACGCCGGTATACGACGCATTCA is a window of Spirosoma linguale DSM 74 DNA encoding:
- a CDS encoding sulfatase (PFAM: sulfatase~KEGG: sil:SPO3286 arylsulfatase), which produces MKRPKQAFVSSPQTTLKTLFFLALLAIISSQLAIGQSVKRPNILYILADDMGFSDIGCYGGEVNTPNLDKLAAGGIKLRSFYNNARCCPTRASLLTGQYPHTVGMGLMVTMPNAAIQPGSYQGFLDARYPTIAERLKETGYSTYMLGKWHVGERPEHWPLKRGFEHYFGLISGASSYYEIIPAEKGKRFIVLDDKEFTPPADGFYMTDAFTDYAVQYLNQQKQEQADKPFFMYLAYTAPHFPLHAYESDIAKYEKLYAQGWDVTRTKRYQKMQQLGLIDKRYQLTPRPANVPAWNSATDKAQWIRKMAVYAAMIDRMDQNIGRLIKTLKANGQYDNTLIVFMSDNGSSNENMESRKLNDPTKKIGERGSYVTYDTPWANVSVTPFRKYKRFLHEGGMITPCIMQWPRNIRPAAGYVDGIGHVMDLLPTSLELAGLSANDLPGKSLSYLWTPKKTEPRTYCWEHEGNKAIRKADWKLVKDTEDADWELYNIKTDPCETNDLARNQPQRVASMRTEFDTWAQRVGVRERPAGKSE